Part of the Tolypothrix sp. PCC 7910 genome, AGTTTTATAAACAGGTGGATTAATTTCTGCTTCCATTTCCCGGAGTCTTAATTCTACTTCTCGTTGTCGAAGTTCACGTTCGCGCTGTTCCAGTTCTTGATTGCGTTCTGCGCTTCTCTGCGAGACGCTCCGCGAACGCAGCAGCGCTTCGTTATCGCTTTCCATTACTGTCCACTCCGTCTAGGACAATGACATGATTTAAGTAATCATGGCACATAAATGTATTTTATTTTACTAAAATTTATAAAGCCTCAGTATAATCGCTATTTTGCTGGGGATTGGGGACTAAAGATTGGGGACTGGGAAAAGTTTCAAATAGGATTGCAAGCTAAAATTAGATATGGAAGGCTTAAAAAAACTATAAATACTGCCGCCAGTATACGCCAAAATTTTTATAGAAAATAATTTAGGTACGGTCAAATATGGATATCAAACATGGCTTCGTAGGCACAGTGGGTAACACACCTCTGATTCGCCTCAACAGCTTTAGTGAAGAAACGGGGTGCGAAATTTTAGCTAAAGCCGAATTTCTTAATCCTGGTGGTTCCGTTAAAGACCGGGCTGCACTGTATATTATTGAAGACGCAGAAAAGAAAGGTTTACTCAAACCTGGTGGTACAGTAGTTGAAGGTACGGCTGGTAATACTGGCATCGGCTTGGCGCATATTTGCAATGCCAAAGGTTACAAATGCCTAATTATTATTCCTAATACCCAATCCCAAGAAAAGATAGACGCACTCACAACACTAGGTGCAGAAGTTCGTCCGGTTCCCGCTGTTCCCTACAAAGACCCCAACAACTACGTTAGGCTATCAGGCAGAATTGCGGCGGAGTTAGACAACGCAATTTGGGCAAACCAGTTTGATAATTTAGCTAACCGCAATTCCCATTACGAAACCACAGGGCCAGAAATTTGGGTACAAACAGAAGGTAAGATTGATGGCTGGGTAGCTGCAACTGGTACTGGTGGGACATTTGCTGGTGTCGCACTTTACCTAAAAGAAAAAAATCCAGCGGTGAAGTGCGTTGTTGCTGACCCCCTTGGTAGCGGACTTTACAGCTACATTAAAACTGGTGAAATCAAGATGGAAGGTAATTCCATCACCGAAGGTATTGGAAACAGTCGCATCACAGCCAATATGGAAGGCGCACCCGCCGATGATGCAATCCAGATAGATGACCCAGAAGCTTTGCGAGTAGTTTACCAATTGCTGAGAAAAGATGGTTTGTTAATGGGTGGTTCCACAGGGATTAATGTGGCTGCGGCTGTTGCATTAGCCAAGCAGTTAGGCTCAGGACACACCATCGTTACCATTCTCTGTGACAGCGGTTCTCGCTATCAGTCCCGCATATTCAACCGCGAATGGCTGGCCTCTAAAGGGCTTTCTGTAGATTAGCCAAAAATTGAAGAGACGCGATTCATCGCGTCTGTTGGAGAGATGCGATTCATCGCGTCTGTTGGAGAGATGCGATTCATCGCGTCTGTACAAGAGTCAAAAATAATTAATTATCTTCCCAATCCCCAATCCCTAATCCCCAATCCCCAGTCCCCATGTCAAATACTACTCAACCACAGTTCCCGACAATAGATCCTGTTGCTGTGCCAAAATGCGTGCGGGTGTGCCAAAACCGCACTTGTAAAAAACAAGGCGCAGCAGATGTGTTAGCGGCTTTTGCGGCTTTACCCGTTCCCGGTGTCATCGTTACACCTAGCAGCTGTTTGGGACAATGTGGTAGTGGGCCGATGGTACTGGTATTACCTGAGATGGTCTGGTATAGCCGAGTTCAACCAAGCGAAGTACCTCTATTGGTAGAACAACATTTAATTGGTGATCAAAGAGTCCAGCAGATGCTTTATTATCGGTTTCATCCCCAGGTATAAATCTGTTTTAAAAATATCAAGTCTGCACTCTTTGTTGACTTAAGTGAGGAAGCCAATGAACATTCAGCAGCTACGTCAATCATTGAAAATGAAGTGGCTGAGTTATTACGAACAAAACCGGCCCTGGTTAGTAAAAATGCGGATTTGGGCTACTTATGATGGTCTGCGCCGACCTTCATCTGGTTTTATGTTGGCTACTCTGTCTGTGTTAGAACCAGAGTTTGATCAGATACTTGGTTTTATTATGGAGCTAAATAATAACCCTGATCAAATAATTAGGGCATTGGGTCTTAACTTCAATCCTGATGAAGAATTAGATTTAATTAATCAAGAGGATTATATTGTTTCTGACCAATTTTCTGCTGAACCTTTAGAGGAAATTCAGGATAAATTGCAGCCTGTATTATTAGCTACTGATAATTTAGAAGTGACTTCCGAATCTCCTACAAGGGTATTAAATTCCGAACCGTTCCTGAGCGATCGCACCCCAACCAGAATTGCTGTACCATCTTTTACGGTAACTAATGGCGTAGTTCGCGATCGCCAACCGGAATCATCAGTTGCAGTGGCTACGGCGGTGAGTCGAGAATCAACCGCGACAACGCTAGTTGCTAAAAAACCCACGGATGAGATTTTACAACCACAGCAAATAGAGCCGCTAGCCCAGCCTACCGAAGTATCTGTCAATGAAAAAACACTGCAATCTCTTGGTCTCAATATCAAGCGTCCTAGCAATGGTAATTCCCTAAAGGTGCAATTACCACCCATACCTAAGAAAATAAAACTTTCGCATACAAGTAATGCCAGTACTGTATCTTCTTGGGTAGATGAGTTCTGTCAAGGTGCTGATTGGAACCCAGAAGAAGCTATTTTTATTCATTTTTGAAAAGAGTCAAAGAGACGCGATTAATCGCGTCTGTACAAGGGAGACGACAATCCCCACAATAAAAGCCAAAGGAATAGTCACCAGTCCAGGATTTTTAAAGGGGAAAGGTGCTGTCGCGTGCTTGAGGATTGTGACTTGGATGGTGGGAGAGAAATAAATCAGCACTAAAGTAATACCTTAGCCAAAAAACGAGTATGAAGAGATAGTCCAGGTATAGCACTAATCGTTGCTATACCCGGACTATAGTTAAAATAGCCTGTATTAGTACCTCTGGCTCAATTGGTTTAGAAATATGCTCTTGAAATCCGGCGGATAGTGCAAGTTTTTGATCAAGATCTCCTGCATAAGCAGTAAGGGCGATCGCCGGAATTTCTCCACTCTGGTCACGCGACTGCTTTCTAATTTGACGAATTAGTGCATAGCCATCCATATCGGGCATCCCAATATCACTGATGAGCAAATCAAATTTTGCTTGCCCCAAACTGCTTAGAGCATCATGTGCTGATTGCGCTTGAGTAACTTGCGCCCCGTACTGTTCTAGCAGCAAAGCAATGAACTCCCGCGAATCTCTGTCATCATTTACAAGCAGCGTTTGCAATCCATTCAGATTGAAGTCTGAGCGATTATGAAACGCAGTATCATTTTGATTCAGTTGTGCGGCAGCGAGCAGTGGAAACTTGACTGTAAACGTTGCTCCTTTTCCAACTCCTGGGCTTGCTGCCTGAACGGTTCCTCCATGCAGTTCAACCAAATGACGCACGATCGCCAACCCTAAACCTAATCCGCCAAATCTTCGGGTCGTTGTCCCATCAGCTTGGCGGAAGTAGTCAAAGACATAGGGCAGAAAGTCACTGGAGATTCCCATGCCAGTATCGCTGACAGTGATTTGAGTATATTCCGCAGCATGAGTATCTACTTCATTGAAAGCGGCGGGAAACTCCATCTCCTTGTGGGTGGAGAGGGACGACCGCCCCGCCGCATGGGGCATAGGGCATTGGGCATTGGTGGCTTCTTCCCCATGCCCCATGCCCAATTCCCCATGCCCAAAAACTCCATCCCCTTGTGGGTGGAGTTTTTCATTCTTCATCCTTTCTAACCGCACCTCGACTCGACCACCCTGTGAGGTAAATTTAATCGCGTTGGCAAGTAGATTGCAAACAACCTGTTGCAGACGACCAGAATCACCCAACACTTGCCCAACGTTCGGTTCAAATACTGTTTGAGTCTGAATGGATTTAGCTTCAGCAGCGAGCCGCATAGTTTCCAAGGCTGCTTTGATAATAAAACTTAGGTTAACTGGAACTTTATTCAAACTCAACTTGCCTTGAAGAATGCGCGACACATTCAGCAGATCTTCAATCAGTTGCGCTTGTAGTTTAGCGTTGCGCTCGATAGTTGCAAGTGCATACTGAGTTTTGGTTACGTCCTGTTGGCTCGTTTGCAAAATTTTTGTCCATCCCAAAATAGGATTCAGGGGCGATCGCAATTCATGAGACAGCACTGCCAGAAACTCATCTTTGATCCGGTTGGCTTGTTGTGCTTGTTCAGTTTGTTGTTGCAAAGAGACCATCAGCCGATTTAGGCGCTCGTTCTGCTCTTGCAGCAAGACTTCTGCTTGTTTGCGCTCGGTGATATCGGACAGGATGAAAACCGCACCTGTGAGTGTCCCCAGCCGATCAAATACCGGGTCGATGGTTTTGGCAAACCACCGTCCTTGGGACTGAAATTCTAGAACTTGCCGTTGGTGAGTTTCTTTAGCACGGCGAAAACAGGTGCCGTCACCCATTCCCAATTCTGCGTTGATCAACTCATGGTAAAGACGACCCAAAATTTCGCTCTTATGCTTGCAAACAAGCTGTATCATGGCTCGATTACAGCGGCGAATTATACCTTCTCGGTCTACCAGACATACGCCGTCGTTGATCGAGTCAAAGGTGGTTTGCCACTCTCGCGCTGAGGACAAAGCAGCTTCCTCCGCTCGGCGAATTCGCAGTAGCGATCGCACCGTTGCCAGCAGTTCAATGGGTTCAACAGGTTGCGCTAGATAGGCATCGGCACCACTGTCTAAGCCTTCTGCTTTATCCTGGCTTTCGACAAAAGTTGCAGAAAGGTGAAGCACGGGAATAAAAGCAGTTTCGGGATTTACCTTCATTTGGCGACAGACTTCAAAGCCGCTGATATCTGGTAATTTGACATCCAAAATCACCAGAGCAGGCTGATACTCAGCAACTGCCTTTAATCCTGCTGCTCCAGTTGCTGCTTCCACAACAGCAAAGCCCGCATTTTGCAAAATCCGGGACACAACGTAACGATTGGCTTCGTTATCGTCAACATGCAGAATCGTCACCCGTGGCTTAGACATAACTTTGCTCGCAAGCATCTAGAACGAGTCCAGCTTGGATCAGAGCATCTTGGAGTTGGTCGAGCGTGGTCGTTTGACAACCTATTTCTTTAGAAAGAATGGCGATGCTTTTTTTTGCTAATTGGCTGTGCGCTTCTGTATCCAGCTGTGCAGATGAGTAGATAATCACAGGAATCGACTGAGTTACAGGATTGCTTTTAAGTTCTTTGAGTACATCAAATCCGCTCAACTCTGGCATCTCCAAGTCAAGGACGATCGCACTTGGTTGCTCGCGTTGTGCCAAATTTAATCCTTCCCGTCCGTTCATGGCTTCTAAAATACTCAACTGTGTATTTCCCAACAACTGCTTTACTAAATACCGATAGGCGGGGTCATCATCAATTAATAAGATTTTTTGAGGCTGGTTCTGATTAATTAGCGTATTAAGTTTTTTTAATAGCGGCAATCTGTCTACTGGCTTAATTAGAAAACTGTTGGCTCCTAGTGCTAGTGCCTGCTTTTCGTTATCAATGATGGTAATAACGATTATAGGAATGCTGCGAGTTGTTTCATCTCCTTTGAGTTCTCGCAAGAACGTCCAGCCGTTTTGTCCTTCTAGCATAATATCTAGCATAATCGCCGCTGGTCTAAGTTGTTGTAATACTTGCCTTGCCTGAGCTAAGGTACGGGTGGCAATTAATTGATAGATTGAATCTTGAAGGTGCTTTTCGTAAATAAATAGCGTTTCTGGATGATCTTCAACCGCCAGAATGGGCAGGCGAGTTGACTCAAGTGATGCGATCGGTTGCGGTAGGGTAGGAAATTCGGTCGCATATGGGTAGACGATCGGAATCGATGCCGTAAATGTAGAACCTTGGCCCAGCTTACTTGTAACTGAAATACTGCCGCCGAGTAGCTCCGTTAGCTTGCACGATAATGGCAATCCTAACCCAGTTCCCTTCACCTGCTTTTGCAGAGAAGACTCAATTTGGACAAAATCCTCAAAAATGCGGTCTTGGTCAACAGTCGCAATGCCGATACCTGTATCGGACACGGAGAAGGTCACGGTATGACCTCTTTGCACAGCGCTTACACGCACTTCTCCCTGCTCTGTAAATTTAAGCGCATTCGAGACAAAGTTTCTCAGAATTTGCGCGACTTTACCCTCATCGCTATATATCTGCTCAATGCCCTCAGCTTCTTCGACAATTAGCGCCACAGAGGAGCCTTGAATTAATAACGGGCGCAGCATTCCTCGCAGCGTGGCAAATAATTCACTGACTTCAAAGTAACTAGGACGCACTTCAATTTTTCCAGCTTCCACTTTTGCCAAATCCAGCAAGTCGTTGACCAGTTCTGATAATCCGCTCGCCGCCTTTTGGATGAATGTCACCTGCTTTTCTTGCTCGGCGCTCAAATCGCCATCCATCCGTGCCAGCAGCATCCGAGATAGGGACAGAATAGAATTGAGCGGTGTGCGAAACTCATGACTCATGTTCGAGAGAAAGCGGGTTTTTAGCTCGTTTGCTTTTTGCAGAGAATCTGCCTTCTCATCCAGTTCTGCGTAGAGAGCAAGCACACCGCGATTAGTATCTTCTAGTTCCCGGTTGAGTTGGGTTAGTTCCTCTTCTCGCTTGCGTAGCTCTGCCATTGCCCGTAGTAATTCCTGGTTTTGGCGCTGAATTTCTTCATAGGGATTCAGGGGCGATCGCTCCATCACAATTTCCCGAATCTGCTGCAATTGCGAATCGGTGAAAGTAGGTGTGCGCTTCGACAATTTTTTGCTCATCACCACCGTTGTTCCCTGTCCCGGCTGCGATTCCATCTCAAAGAAATCCATCAGTCTGCGGCTGCCCATGATGCCTAACCCCATTCCCGTATTTGAGGTGAAGCGTCCTGCCAAAACCTCTGCCAGATGAGGAATGCCCCCACCCCGATCCTGAATCCGAATCACAAACGTCTGCGGCTCTCCTGCCACAGAAAATTCAACTGTTCCACCTCTAGCGTACTGAAAAGCGTTGCGGGCAATTTCTGAAACTGCCGTTGCCAAGCGTGTCTGATCTTGAGTATCAAAACCCAATTGCTCGGCAATCTCACGAGTTCGTTGCCGAGCTTGGACAACATCTTGTTCGTAGTGGATTTCGAGCGTGAAAACAATTGTCACGTCGCTTTGCTCCAGTTCAAAATAGCACTTTCTTTAGGGCTTGTAACCACCACCTAGAGGTCTGTCTCATTAATTTTGCGGGGTTGCGAGATATCCGACTTCTTTAAAAAGTCGGGTATCTGAACACCTTAAC contains:
- a CDS encoding ATP-binding protein; the protein is MTIVFTLEIHYEQDVVQARQRTREIAEQLGFDTQDQTRLATAVSEIARNAFQYARGGTVEFSVAGEPQTFVIRIQDRGGGIPHLAEVLAGRFTSNTGMGLGIMGSRRLMDFFEMESQPGQGTTVVMSKKLSKRTPTFTDSQLQQIREIVMERSPLNPYEEIQRQNQELLRAMAELRKREEELTQLNRELEDTNRGVLALYAELDEKADSLQKANELKTRFLSNMSHEFRTPLNSILSLSRMLLARMDGDLSAEQEKQVTFIQKAASGLSELVNDLLDLAKVEAGKIEVRPSYFEVSELFATLRGMLRPLLIQGSSVALIVEEAEGIEQIYSDEGKVAQILRNFVSNALKFTEQGEVRVSAVQRGHTVTFSVSDTGIGIATVDQDRIFEDFVQIESSLQKQVKGTGLGLPLSCKLTELLGGSISVTSKLGQGSTFTASIPIVYPYATEFPTLPQPIASLESTRLPILAVEDHPETLFIYEKHLQDSIYQLIATRTLAQARQVLQQLRPAAIMLDIMLEGQNGWTFLRELKGDETTRSIPIIVITIIDNEKQALALGANSFLIKPVDRLPLLKKLNTLINQNQPQKILLIDDDPAYRYLVKQLLGNTQLSILEAMNGREGLNLAQREQPSAIVLDLEMPELSGFDVLKELKSNPVTQSIPVIIYSSAQLDTEAHSQLAKKSIAILSKEIGCQTTTLDQLQDALIQAGLVLDACEQSYV
- a CDS encoding cysteine synthase A; translated protein: MDIKHGFVGTVGNTPLIRLNSFSEETGCEILAKAEFLNPGGSVKDRAALYIIEDAEKKGLLKPGGTVVEGTAGNTGIGLAHICNAKGYKCLIIIPNTQSQEKIDALTTLGAEVRPVPAVPYKDPNNYVRLSGRIAAELDNAIWANQFDNLANRNSHYETTGPEIWVQTEGKIDGWVAATGTGGTFAGVALYLKEKNPAVKCVVADPLGSGLYSYIKTGEIKMEGNSITEGIGNSRITANMEGAPADDAIQIDDPEALRVVYQLLRKDGLLMGGSTGINVAAAVALAKQLGSGHTIVTILCDSGSRYQSRIFNREWLASKGLSVD
- a CDS encoding ferredoxin; the encoded protein is MSNTTQPQFPTIDPVAVPKCVRVCQNRTCKKQGAADVLAAFAALPVPGVIVTPSSCLGQCGSGPMVLVLPEMVWYSRVQPSEVPLLVEQHLIGDQRVQQMLYYRFHPQV
- a CDS encoding response regulator; protein product: MSKPRVTILHVDDNEANRYVVSRILQNAGFAVVEAATGAAGLKAVAEYQPALVILDVKLPDISGFEVCRQMKVNPETAFIPVLHLSATFVESQDKAEGLDSGADAYLAQPVEPIELLATVRSLLRIRRAEEAALSSAREWQTTFDSINDGVCLVDREGIIRRCNRAMIQLVCKHKSEILGRLYHELINAELGMGDGTCFRRAKETHQRQVLEFQSQGRWFAKTIDPVFDRLGTLTGAVFILSDITERKQAEVLLQEQNERLNRLMVSLQQQTEQAQQANRIKDEFLAVLSHELRSPLNPILGWTKILQTSQQDVTKTQYALATIERNAKLQAQLIEDLLNVSRILQGKLSLNKVPVNLSFIIKAALETMRLAAEAKSIQTQTVFEPNVGQVLGDSGRLQQVVCNLLANAIKFTSQGGRVEVRLERMKNEKLHPQGDGVFGHGELGMGHGEEATNAQCPMPHAAGRSSLSTHKEMEFPAAFNEVDTHAAEYTQITVSDTGMGISSDFLPYVFDYFRQADGTTTRRFGGLGLGLAIVRHLVELHGGTVQAASPGVGKGATFTVKFPLLAAAQLNQNDTAFHNRSDFNLNGLQTLLVNDDRDSREFIALLLEQYGAQVTQAQSAHDALSSLGQAKFDLLISDIGMPDMDGYALIRQIRKQSRDQSGEIPAIALTAYAGDLDQKLALSAGFQEHISKPIEPEVLIQAILTIVRV
- a CDS encoding DUF5331 domain-containing protein, giving the protein MNIQQLRQSLKMKWLSYYEQNRPWLVKMRIWATYDGLRRPSSGFMLATLSVLEPEFDQILGFIMELNNNPDQIIRALGLNFNPDEELDLINQEDYIVSDQFSAEPLEEIQDKLQPVLLATDNLEVTSESPTRVLNSEPFLSDRTPTRIAVPSFTVTNGVVRDRQPESSVAVATAVSRESTATTLVAKKPTDEILQPQQIEPLAQPTEVSVNEKTLQSLGLNIKRPSNGNSLKVQLPPIPKKIKLSHTSNASTVSSWVDEFCQGADWNPEEAIFIHF